In Cupriavidus basilensis, one genomic interval encodes:
- a CDS encoding peroxidase-related enzyme — MTASPPLSRYPVPAIAELPEDIRARILEVQDKAGFVPNVFLTLAHRPDEFRAFFAYHDALMLKEGGLSKGEREMIVVATSGANQCLYCVVAHGAILRIYEKKPTLADQVAVNYRKADITPRQRAMLDFALKVCEASAEVGDADFAALAKHGFSHEDAWDIAAITAFFGLSNRMANTISMRPNEEFYLMGRVPKAK; from the coding sequence ATGACCGCATCGCCGCCACTGAGCCGTTACCCGGTTCCCGCCATCGCTGAGCTGCCCGAGGACATCCGGGCTCGCATCCTGGAAGTCCAGGACAAGGCCGGCTTCGTGCCGAACGTGTTCCTGACGCTGGCCCACCGGCCGGATGAATTCCGCGCCTTCTTTGCCTACCACGATGCGCTGATGCTCAAGGAGGGCGGCCTCTCCAAGGGCGAGCGCGAGATGATCGTGGTGGCCACTTCGGGCGCCAACCAGTGCCTGTATTGCGTGGTGGCGCACGGCGCCATCCTGCGCATCTACGAGAAAAAGCCGACGCTGGCCGACCAGGTGGCCGTCAACTACCGCAAGGCCGACATCACGCCGCGCCAGCGCGCCATGCTCGACTTCGCCCTCAAGGTCTGCGAGGCCTCGGCCGAGGTTGGCGATGCCGATTTCGCGGCGTTGGCCAAGCATGGGTTCAGCCACGAGGACGCCTGGGATATCGCGGCCATCACCGCCTTCTTCGGCCTGTCCAACCGCATGGCGAACACCATCAGCATGCGGCCGAACGAGGAGTTCTACCTGATGGGACGAGTGCCGAAGGCTAAGTAG
- a CDS encoding cation:proton antiporter, giving the protein MNPVSLFFAQACLVVGTPFILWRGLRIGSIVPLVAMQIVGGILLGPSLLGALWPQGWQALFGPAQLSALSGLQWLAVVLFAFLSGLHIGSAQQPGIRRIAMAAALGSVLVPFALGTAAGAWLAYATPGAVGHAASAWQFAFAVGVSMAVTALPVLGAILREMKLSDSVPGQLALGCAAFSDAAIWVVLSAILASAGRSSTYDFLRLACLGLAYVGAMLWLVRPLLARMLPRMAANDARLALVAVLIFGSALISESIGLHYILGGFLAGVVLPRDAAGELRRQLEPATVVVLMPFFFLMTGLRTDIAIGGQATLLVFGLSTMVAVAGKVVGTALPARLAGLPRREAWMLGALVQTKGLMEVVVLGILFEAGLIGMTAFSGLLLMALATTVLAKPLTRAAARLRER; this is encoded by the coding sequence TTGAATCCCGTCTCGCTCTTTTTTGCCCAGGCCTGCCTGGTGGTCGGTACACCGTTCATCCTGTGGCGCGGGCTGCGCATCGGCAGCATCGTGCCGCTGGTGGCCATGCAGATCGTGGGCGGCATCCTGCTTGGGCCGTCCCTGCTTGGCGCACTGTGGCCGCAAGGCTGGCAGGCCCTGTTCGGCCCGGCGCAGCTATCCGCGCTCTCCGGGCTGCAATGGCTGGCGGTGGTGCTGTTTGCCTTTCTCTCCGGCTTGCACATCGGCAGCGCACAGCAGCCAGGGATACGGCGCATAGCGATGGCGGCCGCGCTGGGCAGCGTGCTGGTGCCGTTCGCGCTCGGCACGGCAGCCGGCGCCTGGCTGGCCTATGCCACGCCGGGTGCCGTGGGGCATGCGGCATCCGCCTGGCAATTTGCTTTCGCCGTGGGGGTTTCCATGGCGGTGACGGCGCTGCCGGTGCTGGGGGCCATCCTGCGGGAAATGAAGCTGTCCGACTCCGTGCCCGGCCAGCTGGCGCTCGGCTGCGCCGCCTTCAGCGATGCGGCCATCTGGGTGGTGCTGTCGGCCATCCTCGCCAGCGCGGGCCGTTCCTCTACCTATGACTTCCTGCGGCTGGCTTGCCTGGGCCTTGCCTACGTCGGTGCGATGCTGTGGCTGGTACGCCCGCTGCTGGCGCGCATGCTGCCGCGGATGGCCGCCAACGACGCGCGCCTGGCGCTGGTCGCGGTGCTGATCTTCGGCTCGGCGCTGATTTCCGAGTCGATCGGCCTGCACTATATCCTTGGCGGCTTCCTCGCGGGCGTCGTGCTGCCGCGCGATGCGGCGGGCGAACTCCGGCGCCAGCTCGAGCCCGCCACCGTGGTGGTCCTGATGCCGTTCTTCTTCCTGATGACCGGGCTGCGTACCGACATCGCCATCGGCGGTCAGGCGACGCTTTTGGTGTTCGGCCTGAGCACCATGGTCGCGGTGGCCGGCAAGGTGGTTGGAACTGCATTGCCGGCGCGCCTGGCCGGCCTGCCGCGGCGCGAGGCCTGGATGCTGGGCGCGCTGGTCCAGACCAAGGGGCTGATGGAGGTGGTCGTGCTGGGAATCTTGTTCGAAGCCGGGCTGATCGGCATGACGGCCTTCTCCGGCCTGCTGCTGATGGCGCTGGCCACCACCGTGCTGGCCAAGCCGCTGACGCGCGCGGCCGCGCGCCTGCGCGAGCGCTGA
- a CDS encoding sterol desaturase family protein has protein sequence MTRLEILQLYALPVVVGASLLEALVLHWRKPGTFDWHEAWLSLVDLAGRKILVFLPLSLAAPVFALAWEHRLQTIVLNSWLLGVALFVGQEFCYYWYHRAAHRVRFFWATHAVHHSPNQLTLSTAYRLGWTGKLTGTTLFFTPLVWLGFPPEVVIATLSLNLLYQFWIHATWIPRLGWLEYVLNTPSAHRVHHAANIEYLDANFGGVLIVFDRLFGTYVAERDDVPCRYGLVTPMRSRNPLRVEFQQWLDLGRDLAQARSLGAMLGFLFLPPGWRPDGQGHTTEALRRQRALAGSLASEGSGAAPK, from the coding sequence ATGACCCGTCTGGAAATCCTTCAGCTCTATGCCTTGCCGGTAGTAGTCGGCGCGTCCCTGTTGGAAGCGCTGGTGCTGCACTGGCGCAAGCCCGGCACGTTCGACTGGCACGAGGCGTGGCTGTCGCTGGTAGACCTGGCCGGGCGCAAGATCCTGGTCTTCCTGCCCTTGTCACTGGCGGCACCCGTGTTCGCGCTAGCCTGGGAACACCGCCTGCAAACCATCGTGCTCAACAGCTGGCTGCTGGGCGTGGCCTTGTTCGTCGGCCAGGAGTTCTGCTACTACTGGTACCATCGCGCGGCGCACCGCGTGCGCTTCTTCTGGGCCACGCATGCCGTCCATCACTCGCCCAACCAGCTCACCTTGTCGACGGCTTACCGCCTTGGCTGGACCGGCAAGCTGACAGGCACCACGCTGTTCTTCACGCCCCTGGTGTGGCTGGGCTTTCCGCCCGAGGTGGTGATCGCGACCTTGTCGCTGAACCTGCTCTATCAATTCTGGATTCACGCGACCTGGATCCCGCGGCTCGGCTGGCTGGAATATGTCCTGAATACGCCGTCCGCGCATCGGGTTCATCACGCCGCCAATATCGAATACCTGGATGCCAACTTCGGCGGCGTGCTGATCGTCTTCGACAGGCTCTTCGGCACCTACGTGGCAGAGCGCGACGACGTGCCGTGCCGCTATGGGCTGGTCACCCCGATGCGCTCGCGCAATCCGCTGCGTGTCGAGTTCCAGCAGTGGCTCGACCTTGGACGGGACTTGGCGCAAGCACGCAGCCTGGGCGCGATGCTCGGCTTTCTCTTCCTGCCGCCCGGCTGGCGCCCCGACGGACAGGGCCACACCACGGAAGCGCTTCGCCGTCAGCGCGCGCTTGCCGGCTCCCTTGCCTCGGAGGGCAGCGGCGCCGCGCCGAAGTAG
- a CDS encoding TetR/AcrR family transcriptional regulator, with translation MTLQTPEDNGPKRRRPMQARSLEKLELIFESTIRLLDKEGLEGLSTNRIAEVAGISIGTLYQYFSNKQEVMEALGRREIESVMGRLGLLLSTPGTPDPTARARLLVRALLSAFGGRHRVRKLLLEVALASGSRQALEGSAAQVAQWLSSGHAVDAENRALVMRPMAAFVLTQAVMGVMRSALAADETLLADPELEDNLVRLIRGFLNEGAAQHQAAARGA, from the coding sequence ATGACCCTGCAAACCCCTGAAGACAACGGCCCGAAGCGGCGCCGGCCGATGCAAGCGCGGTCCCTGGAGAAGCTGGAACTCATATTTGAGTCGACCATCCGCCTCCTGGACAAGGAGGGACTGGAGGGTTTGAGCACCAACCGGATCGCCGAGGTGGCCGGCATCAGCATCGGCACGCTCTACCAGTATTTCTCGAACAAGCAGGAAGTGATGGAAGCACTGGGGCGCAGGGAGATCGAGAGCGTGATGGGGCGCCTGGGCCTCTTGCTCAGCACGCCCGGCACGCCCGACCCCACGGCGCGCGCCAGGCTATTGGTGCGTGCATTGCTAAGTGCATTTGGCGGCCGTCACCGCGTGCGCAAGCTCTTGCTGGAGGTAGCGCTGGCCTCGGGTAGCAGGCAGGCGCTGGAAGGCTCCGCGGCGCAGGTCGCGCAGTGGCTCAGTTCGGGCCACGCCGTGGACGCCGAGAACCGCGCGCTTGTCATGCGGCCGATGGCCGCCTTCGTCCTGACGCAGGCCGTCATGGGTGTGATGCGCAGCGCGCTGGCGGCGGACGAAACCCTGCTGGCCGATCCTGAACTGGAGGACAACCTGGTGCGCTTGATCCGGGGATTCCTGAATGAGGGTGCCGCGCAGCATCAGGCAGCCGCGAGGGGCGCCTGA
- the rng gene encoding ribonuclease G yields MTEDILVNITPQETRVAIVQQAAVQELHVERTLSRGLVGNIYLGKVVRVLPGMQSAFIDIGLERAAFLHVADIWHPRDPDKNANAAQLAIEKTLYEGQALMVQVIKDPIGTKGARLSTQVSIAGRTLVYLPQDPHIGISQRIEGEVDREALRARVQGLVPADERGGFIVRTIAEESSNEELGNDIAYLRKIWASIRQNATTLPAPNLLYQDLNLAQRVLRDFVNDATNVIQVDSRENFQKLVEFAQEYTPAVLPRLSHYTGERPVFDLFNIDAEIEKALSRRVDLKSGGYLMIDQTEAMTTIDVNTGGYVGARNFDDTIFKTNLEAAHTIARQLRLRNLGGIIIIDFIDMENTEHRDQVLSELKRALSRDRTRITVNSFSQLGLVEMTRKRTRESLAHVLCEQCPVCTGKGQVKTPRTVCYDILREIMRESRQFNPREFRILGSQHVIDLFLEEESQHLAMLGDFIGKPISLQVESTFHQEQYDIILM; encoded by the coding sequence ATGACTGAAGACATCCTCGTCAACATCACACCGCAGGAAACACGCGTGGCCATCGTGCAGCAGGCCGCCGTGCAGGAACTCCACGTCGAGCGCACGCTGTCGCGCGGGCTCGTCGGCAATATCTACCTTGGCAAGGTCGTGCGCGTGCTGCCCGGCATGCAGTCCGCCTTCATCGATATCGGACTGGAGCGCGCCGCCTTCCTCCACGTCGCCGACATCTGGCACCCGCGCGATCCGGACAAGAACGCCAACGCCGCGCAGCTGGCCATCGAGAAGACACTCTACGAAGGCCAGGCCCTGATGGTCCAAGTCATCAAGGACCCGATCGGCACCAAGGGCGCGCGGCTGTCCACGCAGGTCAGCATTGCCGGGCGCACCCTGGTCTACCTGCCGCAGGACCCGCACATCGGCATCTCCCAGCGCATCGAGGGCGAGGTCGACCGCGAAGCCCTGCGCGCCCGCGTGCAGGGACTGGTGCCGGCAGATGAGCGCGGCGGCTTCATCGTGCGCACCATCGCCGAGGAATCCAGCAACGAAGAACTCGGCAACGACATTGCCTACCTGCGCAAGATCTGGGCTTCGATCCGCCAGAACGCCACTACGCTGCCCGCGCCCAACCTGCTTTACCAGGACCTCAACCTGGCCCAGCGCGTGCTGCGCGACTTCGTCAACGACGCCACCAACGTGATCCAGGTGGACTCGCGCGAGAACTTCCAGAAGCTGGTCGAGTTCGCCCAGGAGTACACCCCCGCGGTGCTGCCACGCCTGTCGCACTACACCGGCGAGCGCCCGGTCTTCGACCTCTTCAATATCGACGCCGAGATCGAGAAGGCGCTGTCGCGCCGGGTCGACCTGAAGTCCGGCGGCTACCTGATGATCGACCAGACGGAGGCCATGACCACCATCGACGTCAACACCGGTGGCTACGTCGGCGCGCGCAACTTCGACGACACGATCTTCAAGACCAACCTGGAAGCGGCGCATACCATTGCGCGCCAGCTGCGGCTGCGCAACCTGGGCGGCATCATCATCATCGATTTCATCGATATGGAAAACACCGAGCACCGCGACCAGGTGCTCTCGGAACTCAAGCGCGCGCTGTCGCGCGACCGCACCCGCATCACCGTCAACAGCTTCTCGCAGCTCGGGCTGGTGGAGATGACCCGCAAACGCACGCGCGAGTCTCTCGCGCACGTGCTATGCGAGCAGTGCCCGGTATGCACGGGCAAGGGCCAGGTCAAGACGCCGCGCACGGTCTGCTACGACATCCTGCGCGAGATCATGCGCGAATCGCGCCAGTTCAACCCGCGCGAGTTCCGCATCCTTGGCTCGCAGCATGTGATCGATTTGTTCCTGGAGGAAGAAAGCCAGCATCTGGCCATGCTCGGCGACTTCATCGGCAAGCCAATCTCGCTGCAGGTGGAATCGACGTTCCACCAGGAACAGTACGACATTATTTTGATGTGA
- a CDS encoding Maf family protein, with translation MTHTFLYLASQSPRRRELLTQLGVAYELLLADDDEDAEALEVVLPGESPDDYVQRVCALKAEAALRRRERRALPDAPILTSDTTVCLGGEILGKPADDADAARMLAALSGRTHRVLTAVTVVSALGQRHALSVSEVSFRIMTADEIAAYVASGEPAGKAGAYGIQGRAAEFVARIDGSYSGIMGLPLFETASLLRQAHLRF, from the coding sequence GTGACCCATACCTTCCTCTATCTCGCCTCCCAGAGCCCGCGCCGGCGCGAACTGTTGACCCAGCTTGGCGTTGCCTACGAACTGCTGCTGGCCGACGACGACGAAGACGCCGAGGCGCTGGAAGTCGTATTGCCAGGTGAAAGCCCGGACGACTATGTGCAGCGCGTATGCGCGCTCAAGGCCGAAGCCGCACTGCGCCGGCGCGAGCGGCGCGCCCTGCCCGACGCCCCCATCCTGACCTCGGACACCACCGTCTGCCTGGGCGGCGAAATCCTCGGCAAGCCCGCCGACGATGCCGATGCCGCCCGCATGCTGGCCGCCCTGTCCGGGCGCACCCACCGCGTGCTGACCGCGGTAACCGTGGTTTCCGCGCTCGGCCAGCGCCACGCGCTGTCGGTTTCCGAGGTGAGCTTTCGCATCATGACCGCCGACGAGATTGCCGCCTACGTTGCCAGTGGTGAACCAGCCGGCAAGGCCGGTGCCTATGGCATCCAGGGCCGCGCCGCCGAGTTCGTCGCGCGAATCGACGGCAGCTATTCGGGTATCATGGGTTTGCCCCTGTTCGAGACGGCTTCGCTGCTCAGACAGGCCCATCTGCGGTTCTGA
- the rlmH gene encoding 23S rRNA (pseudouridine(1915)-N(3))-methyltransferase RlmH, translated as MQLLIVAVGHKMPGWIETGFAEYAKRMPPELRIELREIKPETRSSSNNATTVMQREAARIEAALPKQCRIVALDERGRDLTTVQLAAQLGDWQREGGDVAFLIGGADGLDPALKARAQTLLRLSSLTMPHGMVRVLLAEQLYRAWSVTQNHPYHRA; from the coding sequence ATGCAATTGCTGATCGTGGCCGTTGGCCACAAGATGCCCGGCTGGATCGAAACCGGATTCGCGGAGTACGCGAAGCGCATGCCGCCCGAGCTGCGCATCGAGCTGCGCGAGATCAAGCCCGAGACACGCTCGTCGAGCAATAACGCCACCACCGTGATGCAACGCGAAGCGGCCCGCATCGAGGCGGCGCTGCCCAAGCAATGCCGCATCGTGGCGCTGGACGAGCGCGGGCGCGACCTCACCACGGTGCAGCTCGCCGCCCAGCTGGGCGACTGGCAGCGCGAAGGCGGCGATGTTGCCTTCCTGATCGGCGGCGCCGACGGCCTCGACCCTGCCCTGAAGGCCCGCGCGCAAACCCTGCTGCGCCTGTCCAGCCTGACCATGCCGCACGGCATGGTGCGCGTGCTGCTGGCTGAGCAGCTCTACCGCGCCTGGTCGGTCACGCAGAACCACCCCTACCACCGCGCCTGA
- the rsfS gene encoding ribosome silencing factor, with protein sequence MDIRKLQRAIVDGLEDVKAQDIKVYDTTHLTELFDRVVIASGSSNRQTKALAASVRDTVKEAGGHIVAVEGLETGEWVLVDCGDAVVHIMQPQLRMYYNLEELWGDKPVRLKLSTAKKGLAKASEPIDGEDEDDAPVVRTARRATGLRPALARLPEGMKEPSPPLGHEDTDPDAIATNRAPTVQKRLTSALGSAPARKAPAKTAAPRKTAAGTGVARKTATKTAATKTAAKAPAKTAAAKAPVARKRTTRPA encoded by the coding sequence ATGGATATTCGCAAACTGCAACGCGCCATCGTCGACGGCCTCGAAGATGTCAAAGCGCAGGACATCAAGGTGTACGACACCACCCACCTGACCGAGCTGTTCGACCGGGTGGTGATCGCCAGCGGGAGCTCGAACCGCCAGACCAAGGCGCTGGCCGCCTCGGTCCGCGATACCGTCAAGGAAGCCGGCGGCCATATCGTTGCGGTGGAAGGGCTGGAAACGGGCGAATGGGTGCTGGTCGACTGCGGCGACGCCGTCGTCCACATCATGCAGCCGCAGCTGCGCATGTACTACAACCTGGAAGAACTCTGGGGTGACAAGCCGGTGCGCCTGAAGCTGTCCACGGCCAAGAAGGGCCTGGCCAAGGCCAGCGAGCCGATCGACGGCGAAGATGAAGACGACGCTCCGGTCGTGCGCACTGCCCGCCGCGCCACCGGCCTGCGCCCGGCGCTGGCCCGTCTGCCGGAAGGCATGAAAGAGCCTTCGCCGCCGCTTGGCCACGAAGATACGGACCCGGACGCCATCGCCACCAACCGCGCCCCGACCGTGCAAAAACGCCTGACCAGCGCGCTGGGCTCGGCACCGGCGCGCAAGGCACCGGCCAAGACGGCCGCGCCGCGCAAGACCGCGGCCGGCACCGGCGTGGCACGCAAGACCGCCACCAAGACGGCTGCGACCAAGACTGCCGCCAAGGCGCCGGCCAAGACGGCGGCCGCCAAGGCACCGGTGGCGCGCAAGCGCACCACCCGCCCGGCCTGA
- a CDS encoding nicotinate-nucleotide adenylyltransferase, giving the protein MAHNIARSLTANAADAADPAGLTKSHRPYRLGILGGTFDPPHIGHVALARLCIEHLELDELVWIPTGQSWQKGDDVTPAADRLAMTELAAQALSDTRALVHASRMEVDRAGPSYTVDTVHELREHYGPDASLAWLMGADQLLRLHTWHGWQELFAHVHLCVATRPGFDLAELDGPVRQELAQRRASTDLIQSMPSGRMWIDQTLAVDLSSTALRQRLAAGQPADDQLPSGVAHYIASRGLYRPTQSDLPIPARPQTDLS; this is encoded by the coding sequence ATGGCACACAACATCGCACGATCGCTCACCGCCAACGCGGCAGACGCAGCAGACCCAGCAGGCTTGACCAAGAGCCACCGCCCCTACCGCCTTGGCATTCTCGGCGGCACCTTCGATCCGCCCCACATCGGCCACGTGGCACTCGCCCGCCTCTGCATCGAACATCTCGAGCTCGACGAGCTGGTTTGGATCCCGACCGGCCAATCGTGGCAAAAAGGCGACGACGTCACCCCTGCCGCCGACCGCCTCGCCATGACCGAACTGGCCGCGCAGGCATTGTCCGACACGCGCGCGCTGGTGCATGCCAGCCGCATGGAAGTCGACCGCGCCGGCCCCAGCTACACCGTCGATACCGTGCATGAGCTGCGCGAGCACTATGGCCCCGATGCCTCGCTGGCGTGGCTCATGGGCGCCGACCAGTTGCTGCGCCTGCACACCTGGCATGGCTGGCAAGAACTGTTTGCGCACGTCCATCTTTGCGTGGCGACGCGGCCCGGTTTCGACCTCGCGGAACTGGACGGTCCGGTGCGCCAGGAGCTCGCGCAACGGCGTGCGTCCACCGACCTGATACAATCCATGCCCTCCGGCCGCATGTGGATCGACCAGACGCTCGCCGTCGACCTCTCCTCCACCGCCCTACGCCAACGCCTGGCTGCCGGACAACCGGCAGATGACCAGCTGCCGTCCGGCGTGGCACACTACATCGCGAGCCGCGGCCTGTATCGGCCGACGCAGTCGGATCTGCCCATCCCGGCCCGCCCCCAAACCGATCTCAGCTGA
- the hemF gene encoding oxygen-dependent coproporphyrinogen oxidase — MIDSQAVRAYLLGLQDRITDAVAAIDGKAFSTDAWEKPPTERLRGSGRTRILEGGAVMERAGVGFSHVRGDALPPSASANRPELAGRGFEAMGVSLVFHPRNPFVPTVHMNVRCLMAVKEGAEPVWWFGGGMDLTPYYGNAGDCAHFHATCRDALAPYGDDLYPRFKQWCDEYFFLKHRGEARGIGGIFFDDFSALGFERSFAMMQSVGDAFLDAYLPILQARKDTAYGEREREFQAYRRGRYVEFNLVFDRGTHFGLQSGGRSESILMSMPPLASWRYDWQPEPGSAEAALYTDFLPVREWA; from the coding sequence ATGATCGATTCCCAGGCAGTCCGTGCCTATCTGCTCGGTCTGCAAGACCGTATCACCGACGCTGTCGCCGCCATCGACGGCAAGGCGTTTTCGACCGATGCCTGGGAGAAGCCGCCCACCGAGCGCCTGCGCGGCAGCGGCCGCACCCGTATCCTGGAGGGCGGCGCCGTGATGGAGCGGGCCGGCGTGGGCTTCTCGCATGTGCGGGGCGATGCGCTGCCGCCGTCGGCGAGCGCCAACCGGCCGGAGCTGGCCGGGCGGGGCTTCGAGGCAATGGGCGTGTCGCTGGTGTTCCACCCGCGCAACCCCTTTGTCCCCACCGTGCATATGAACGTGCGCTGCCTGATGGCGGTGAAAGAGGGCGCCGAGCCGGTGTGGTGGTTCGGCGGCGGCATGGACCTGACGCCGTACTACGGCAACGCTGGCGACTGCGCACACTTCCACGCCACCTGCCGCGACGCCCTCGCCCCGTACGGCGATGACCTCTACCCGCGTTTCAAGCAATGGTGCGACGAGTATTTCTTCCTCAAGCACCGCGGCGAGGCGCGCGGCATTGGCGGCATCTTCTTCGATGACTTCTCCGCGCTCGGCTTCGAGCGCAGCTTTGCCATGATGCAATCGGTAGGCGACGCCTTCCTGGACGCCTACCTGCCGATCCTGCAGGCGCGCAAGGACACGGCCTACGGCGAGCGCGAGCGCGAGTTCCAGGCCTACCGGCGCGGCCGCTATGTCGAGTTCAACCTGGTGTTCGACCGCGGCACGCACTTCGGGCTGCAATCGGGCGGCCGCAGCGAGTCGATCCTGATGTCGATGCCGCCGCTGGCCAGCTGGCGCTACGACTGGCAACCGGAACCGGGCAGCGCGGAGGCCGCGCTGTACACGGACTTCCTGCCCGTGCGCGAGTGGGCCTGA
- the purD gene encoding phosphoribosylamine--glycine ligase — MKVLVVGSGGREHAMAWKLAQSPKVQVVYVAPGNGGTALDKRLQNVPLTDPEVLAAFAEREGVSFTVVGPEAPLAAGIVDIFRAKGLRIFGPTQAAAQLESSKDFAKAFMQRHGIPTAAYQTFNDAAAAHAYIDAQGAPIVIKADGLAAGKGVVVAATLEEAHAAVDMMLADNRLGDAGARVVIEEFLEGEEASFIVLVDGKNVLALATSQDHKRLLDHDAGPNTGGMGAYSPAPVVTPALHARALREIIMPTVRGMEKDGITYTGFLYAGLMIDADGNLKTLEFNCRMGDPETQPILARLKTDLVDVMEHAVNGKLDEIELDWDRRTALGVVMAAFGYPDAPRKGDAITGIPAETDDSVTFHAGTTLTDGTLLTTGGRVLCVVGLADTVKAAQRAAYGAAEKIHFDGMQYRTDIGYRAIKR, encoded by the coding sequence ATGAAAGTATTGGTTGTCGGCTCGGGTGGTCGTGAACACGCGATGGCCTGGAAATTGGCCCAGTCGCCCAAGGTGCAGGTGGTGTACGTGGCGCCGGGCAATGGCGGCACCGCGCTCGACAAGCGGCTGCAGAACGTTCCCCTGACCGATCCGGAAGTGCTCGCTGCCTTCGCCGAGCGCGAAGGCGTGAGCTTCACGGTGGTCGGCCCCGAGGCGCCGCTGGCGGCCGGCATCGTCGATATCTTCCGTGCCAAGGGCCTGCGCATCTTCGGCCCGACGCAGGCGGCAGCCCAGCTGGAATCCTCCAAGGATTTCGCCAAGGCCTTCATGCAGCGCCACGGCATTCCGACCGCCGCCTACCAGACCTTCAACGACGCAGCCGCCGCGCACGCGTATATCGATGCGCAAGGCGCGCCGATCGTGATCAAGGCCGACGGCCTGGCCGCCGGCAAGGGCGTGGTGGTTGCGGCCACGCTGGAAGAAGCGCACGCCGCGGTCGACATGATGCTGGCCGACAACCGCCTTGGCGATGCCGGCGCACGCGTGGTGATCGAGGAATTCCTCGAGGGCGAGGAGGCCAGCTTCATTGTGCTGGTGGACGGCAAGAACGTCCTGGCACTCGCCACCAGCCAGGACCACAAGCGCCTGCTAGACCACGACGCCGGCCCCAATACCGGCGGCATGGGCGCGTACTCGCCGGCCCCGGTGGTCACGCCCGCGCTGCATGCCCGCGCGCTGCGCGAGATCATCATGCCGACCGTGCGCGGCATGGAAAAGGACGGCATCACCTACACCGGCTTCCTCTACGCCGGCCTGATGATCGACGCCGACGGCAACCTGAAGACGCTGGAGTTCAACTGCCGCATGGGCGACCCGGAGACCCAGCCGATCCTGGCGCGCCTGAAAACCGACCTGGTCGATGTGATGGAGCACGCCGTCAACGGCAAGCTCGACGAGATCGAACTGGACTGGGACCGCCGCACCGCGCTGGGCGTGGTGATGGCCGCCTTCGGCTACCCCGATGCGCCGCGCAAGGGCGACGCCATTACCGGCATCCCGGCCGAGACCGACGACAGCGTGACCTTCCACGCCGGCACCACGCTCACGGACGGCACGCTGCTGACCACGGGCGGACGCGTATTGTGCGTGGTCGGGCTGGCCGATACCGTCAAGGCGGCACAGCGCGCGGCTTATGGCGCGGCCGAGAAGATCCACTTCGACGGCATGCAGTACCGCACCGACATCGGCTACCGCGCCATCAAGCGGTAA
- a CDS encoding YebC/PmpR family DNA-binding transcriptional regulator produces MAGHSKWANIKHKKAAADSKRGKVWTRLIKEITVAAKLGGADPDSNPRLRLSMDKAMDANMPKDNIQRAIQRGVGGLEGVNYEEIRYEGYGLAGAAIIVDCLTDNRTRTVAEVRHAFSKNGGNMGAEGSVAFMFTHCGQFLFAPGTPEDKLMEAALEAGADDVVTNDDGSIEVLCPPNDFGTVKAALEAAGFKAEMADVTMKPQNEVSFAGDDAIKMQKLLDALENLDDVQEVFTNAVIEE; encoded by the coding sequence ATGGCCGGTCACTCAAAATGGGCCAATATCAAACACAAGAAGGCCGCGGCTGACTCCAAGCGCGGCAAGGTCTGGACCCGCCTGATCAAGGAAATCACCGTCGCCGCGAAGCTCGGCGGCGCTGATCCCGACTCCAACCCGCGCCTGCGCCTGTCCATGGACAAGGCAATGGATGCGAACATGCCCAAGGACAACATCCAGCGCGCCATCCAGCGCGGCGTGGGTGGCCTGGAAGGCGTCAACTACGAAGAAATCCGCTACGAGGGCTACGGCCTTGCCGGTGCGGCGATCATCGTCGACTGCCTGACCGACAACCGTACCCGTACCGTCGCCGAAGTGCGCCATGCCTTTTCCAAGAACGGCGGCAACATGGGCGCGGAAGGCTCGGTGGCGTTCATGTTCACCCATTGCGGCCAGTTCCTGTTTGCCCCCGGCACGCCCGAGGACAAGCTGATGGAAGCCGCGCTGGAAGCCGGCGCCGACGACGTGGTCACCAACGACGACGGCTCGATCGAAGTGCTGTGCCCGCCCAATGATTTCGGCACGGTCAAGGCCGCGCTGGAAGCCGCGGGCTTCAAGGCCGAGATGGCCGACGTCACGATGAAGCCGCAGAATGAAGTCAGCTTTGCCGGCGACGACGCCATCAAGATGCAAAAGCTGCTCGACGCCCTGGAAAACCTGGACGACGTGCAGGAAGTCTTCACCAACGCGGTGATCGAGGAGTAA